A genomic region of Sciurus carolinensis chromosome 7, mSciCar1.2, whole genome shotgun sequence contains the following coding sequences:
- the Phf1 gene encoding LOW QUALITY PROTEIN: PHD finger protein 1 (The sequence of the model RefSeq protein was modified relative to this genomic sequence to represent the inferred CDS: inserted 2 bases in 2 codons): protein MAQPPRLSRSGAPSLWDPASPAPTSGPRPRXWEGQDVLARWTDGLLYLGTIKKVDSAREVCLVQFEDDSQFLVLWKDISPAALPGEELLCCVCRSETVVPGNRLVSCEKCRHAYHQDCHIPRAPAPGEGEGTSWVCRQCVFAIATKRGGALKKGPYARAMLGMKLSLPYGLKGLDWDAGHLSNRQQSYCYCGGPGEWNLKMLQCRSCLQWFHEACTQCLSKPLLYGDRFYEFECCVCXGGPEKVRRLQLRWVDVAHLVLYHLSVCCKKKYFDFDREILPFTSENWDSLLLGEVGNTFRYPKGERSSKLLSALNSHKDRFISGREIKKRKCLFGLHARTPPPVEPPAGDGAPTSFPSGQGPGGGVSRPLGKRRRPEPEPLRRRQKGKVEELGPPSAVRHQPESQEQRERARLQRALQASVSPPPPSPNQSYQGSSGYNFRPTDARCLPSSPIRMFASFHPSASTAGTSGDSEPQTELPSLPRSPLELHIGFPTDTPKSAPHSMTASSSSVPAPSPGLPRRSAPSSPLCRSLSPGTGGGVRGGVGYLSRGDPVRVLARRVRPDGSVQYLVEWGGGGIF, encoded by the exons ATGGCGCAGCCCCCCCGGCTGAGCCGCTCTGGTGCCCCCTCTCTCTGGGACCCAGCTTCCCCTGCTCCCACATCAGGCCCCAGGCCTC CTTGGGAGGGTCAAGATGTGCTGGCTAGATGGACTGATGGGTTGCTATACTTGGGCACCATCAAGAAG GTGGACAGTGCTCGGGAGGTGTGTCTGGTGCAGTTTGAGGATGATTCCCAgtttttggttctttggaaagacATTAGCCCTG CTGCCCTCCCTGGGGAGGAACTCCTCTGTTGTGTCTGCCGTTCTGAGACTGTGGTCCCTGGGAACCGGCTGGTCAGCTGTGAGAAGTGTCGCCACG CTTATCACCAGGACTGCCACATTCCCAGGGCCCCAGCCCCTGGAGAAGGAGAGGGCACTTCCTGGGTCTGCCGCCAGTGTGTCTTTGCAATTGCCACCAAG CGGGGGGGTGCACTGAAGAAGGGTCCCTATGCTCGTGCCATGCTGGGTATGAAGCTGTCTCTGCCGTATGGACTAAAGGGGCTGGATTGGGACGCTGGACATCTGAGCAACCGACAGCAGAGCTACTGTTACTGTGGTGGCCCTGGGGA GTGGAACCTGAAAATGCTGCAGTGCCGAAGCTGCCTGCAGTGGTTCCATGAGGCCTGCACCCAGTGTCTTAGCAAACCCCTCCTCTACGGGGACAG GTTCTATGAATTTGAATGCTGTGTGT CGGGGGGCCCTGAGAAGGTCCGCAGGCTACAGCTTCGTTG GGTGGATGTGGCCCATCTTGTCCTCTATCACCTCAGTGTTTGCTGTAAGAAGAAATACTTTGATTTTGATCGTGAGATCCTCCCCTTCACTTCTGAGAACTGGGACAGTCTGCTCCTGGGGGAGGTAGGAAATA CTTTCAGATACCCCAAAGGAGAACGTTCTTCCAAGCTTCTCTCTGCTCTTAACAGCCACAAGGACCG TTTCATTTCAGGAAGGGAGATTAAGAAGAGGAAATGTTTGTTTGGGCTTCATGCTCGGACTCCTCCCCCTGTGGAGCCCCCTGCTGGAGATGGAGCCCCCACCAG CTTCCCTTCAGGGCAGGGCCCTGGGGGAGGGGTCTCACGTCCCCTGGGGAAGCGACGGAGGCCGGAGCCAGAGCCcctgaggaggaggcagaagggAAAAGTGGAGGAGCTGGGGCCACCCTCAGCAGTGCGCCATCAGCCAGAGTCCCAGGAGCAGAGGGAGCGGGCTCGTCTGCAGAGGGCACTGCAG GCCTCAGTGTCTCCACCACCCCCCAGCCCTAACCAGAGTTACCAGGGCAGCAGCGGCTACAACTTCCGGCCCACCGATGCCCGCTGCCTGCCCAG CAGCCCCATCCGGATGTTCGCTTCCTTCCACCCTTCTGCCAGCACCGCAGGGACCTCTGGGGACAGTGAACCCCAGACAG AATTGCCTTCTCTCCCTAGGTCGCCCCTGGAACTTCACATTGGCTTCCCCACAGACACCCCTAAAAGTGCCCCCCACTCGATGACTGCCTCATCTTCCTCagtcccagccccctccccaggtcTTCCTAGACGCTCAGCACCCTCTTCTCCCCTGTGCCGTAGTTTGTCTCCTGGGACTGGGGGAGGAGTCCGAGGTGGGGTTGGCTACCTGTCTCGAGGGGACCCTGTCCGGGTCCTTGCTCGGAGAGTACGGCCTGATGGCTCTGTGCAGTACTTGGTtgagtggggaggagggggcatCTTCTGA